CTGGCCGTGGTGGCCATCGTGATTGTTGGCAAGGGCCTGGCCGCGGTATTTATCGTGCTGGCCTTCCGCTACCCGCTGAACACGGCGCTGACCGTGGCGGCGAGTCTGGCGCAAATCGGCGAGTTTTCCTTCATTCTCGCCGGCCTGGGCATGGCCTTGGGGCTGTTGCCACAGGAGGGCATGAGCCTGGTACTCGCCGGCGCGCTGATATCCATAGCGTTCAACCCGTTGGTCTTCGGCATGATCCAGCCATTCAAGAACCTGGTGCTCAAGCGCTCGGCTCTGGCGCGGCGTCTGGAGCACCGCGCCGACCCACTGGCCGTCCTGCCGATGAGCACCGAGAAGAAATTCCTCGAAGGTCAGGTGGTCGTGGTCGGCTATGGTCGCGTGGGCCGACGCATCGTCAGGGCGCTGGGCGAGCGGAACATCCCGTTCGTGGTGGTCGAGCAGAATCGCGAGCGCGTCGAACAGATTCGTGCCGAAGGCCTGGCCGCGGTCAGTGGTGACTCGGGTGATCCGGGCACGCTGATCCAGGCGCACATTGCCAAGGCCTCGATGCTGGTCATCGCCACACCGGATCCGATGAACGTGCAGCGCATGGTGGAAATCGCCCGTGCGCTCAACCCGGACATCGAAGTGGTGATCCGTACCCACAGTGCCGATGCCGTGCAGATCTTCCGTCGCGATGGCATTGGCGAGGTGTTCTTCGACGAAGAAGAACTGGCGCGCGGTATGAAGAACCACATCCTGTCCAAGTTTGCCCCGTCCGAGGCCGAGAGCTACAAGCCGGCTCACAATCACTGACCGGCGGGCAGACACGAGCCGCTGGCGGAGCAATCCGTCAGCGGCTTTTTCATGAGCGCCGTTCTGGCCAGTATCGGGCCGGGGGCTGCCTGTGCTGGAAAGCTTCGATCAGCCGGTGCGGATCTTCATCGCCAGGAATCAATTGAAGGCCAAACGCCGACCTTCTCCTGCCTCAAGAGGGATATGAGCGCAGCGCTTTTTGCCTTGTCTCGCTAATCCCTGCGCGGCCACCCAGCGCCAGCCGAGTTGCAAAAGCGGATCGGAACCATCGTGGCGTCGCCTAACCTAAACATTATCCTCGCCGGTAATGGAATACCGCCGGCGGCGGAATCGGGTTTGGGGATCCGGCTGCCTTGCTCTGTCCTCGCGCCCCTTTCGAAAACGCGACCATAGGACGATACCCGTGTCTGCACTTCTCGAAGCCTTTTCCGGCTGGCTATGGAGCTACCTCGCCATTCCCATGCTGCTGCTCAGCGGGGCGTACCTGTCCTTCGTCTGCCGTGGCGTGCAGATCCGCCTGATTCCGGAAATGTTCCGGGTCATTACCGAGCGCAATCATGGCGACAAGCAGGCCATCTCCTCGTTCAAGGCCTTCACCATTTCCGCCGCCTCCCGTGTCGGCACTGGCAATATCGCCGGGGTGGCCACTGCCATCGCTCTCGGCGGGCCGGGGGCAGTGTTCTGGATGTGGATGGTGGCGCTGCTCGGCGGAGCAACCTCCTTCGTGGAGTCGACCCTAGGCCAGTTGTACAAGTCCGAAAAGGAGTATCGCTACCACGGCGGGCCTGCCTACTACATCCAGCGTGCGCTGGGCTGGCGCTGGCTTGCGGTGATCTTCGCGGTGATGATCAGCATCACCTACGGCCTGGTGTTCAACTCGGTGCAGGCCAACTCCATTGTCGATGCCATGCAGACCTCGTTCGGCGGCGAAGGTGGCAGCGAGACACTGGCCTGGGGCATCGGTATCGTGCTGACTGTGCTCACCGGACTGATCATCTTCGGTGGCGTGCAGACCATCTCCAAGGTTTCGGTGACGGTGGTACCAGTGATGGCCGTGCTGTATCTGGGCATCGGCGCGCTGGTCATTCTGCTCAATATCGATCGCGTGCCGGCAATGTTCGGCGAGATCTTCACGCATGCCTTTGGCCTTCGTGAAATCGCCAGCGGCGGGGTCGGTGCGGCGATCATGATGGGCGTGCGGCGCGGCCTGTTCTCCAACGAGGCGGGCATGGGATCGGTGCCCAATGCCAGCGCCACGGCCTCCGTCTCGCATCCGGTCAAGCAGGGCCTGGTACAGACGCTGGGGGTGTACTTCGACACCCTGGTGATCTGCACCATGACGGCAGTGATCATCCTGCTGGCGGACCCCAGCCACGCCTATGGCGACCAGACCCTCGGCGCCAGCCTCACGCAATGGGCACTGGCCGCGGAACTGGGCAACTGGGCGATCCACTTCCTGAGCTTTGCCATCCTGCTGTTTGCCTTCACCTCGGTGATCGGCAACTACTACTACGGCGAATCGAACATCCAGTACATGTTCGGCGGCAAGCTGTGGCTGCAACCGTTCCGCGTGCTGGTGCTGGCCTTTGTACTGATCGGCTCTGTGGCCAAGGTTTCGGTGGTGTGGGCCATGGCCGATGTGTTCATGCCCCTGCTGGCGCTGACCAACCTGATCGCCATCGTACCGCTGGCCGGCATCGTCGCACGGCTGCTCAAGCATTACCGGGATCAGCGCCGTCAGGGTGTGGAGCCGGTGTTTCACCGCGACGACATGCCGGATCTGAAGAACATCGAATGCTGGGATGGCAGCGACCATGTCACGCGCGCCGAGACCTACGGTGATGCTGCGGTGAGGGCGCTGAAGAACTGAGCGAAGAAGCGTTCAGGCATAAAAAACCGCTGCACATGCAGCGGTTTTTTATGCCTGGGCAGTGGCTTGCGATCAGCGTCGCGCGCCGCGTACCCCTTCGGCCAGTTCGCGGCACAGGCCGAGCACGCCGTCGATGGCCTGCTGCGGGCTTTTCGCCTCGGCGATCTTGTCGATCAGCGCCGAGCCGACCACCGCGCCTTCGGCGCGCTTGGCCACTTCGGCAGCATGGGCCGGGGTGCGGATGCCGAAACCGATGCACACCGGCAGATCGGTATGACGGCGCAGGCGAGTCACCGCTTCCTCGACGTGATCCATGGTCGCCGCACCGGCGCCGGTTACGCCGGCCACCGACACGTAGTAGACGAAGCCGGAGCTGCCGGCCAGCACGGTCGGCAGGCGCTCGTCGTCGGTGGTCGGGGTGGTCAGGCGGATGAAGTCGATGCCTGCGCTCTGCGCCGGTTCACACAGCTCATCGTTGTGCTCCGGCGGCACGTCGACCACGATCAGTCCGTCGACACCGGCAGCCTTGGCATCGGCGATGAAGCGCTCCACGCCGTAGACGAAGATCGGGTTGTAGTAGCCCATCAGTACCAGCGGCGTGCTTTGGTTGCCTTCGCGGAATTCGCGAACCATCTGCAACGTCTGTTTCATGTCCTGCCTGCCGGCCAGCGCGCGGATGTTGGCGAGCTGGATGGCCGGGCCGTCGGCCATCGGGTCGGTGAACGGCATGCCCAGCTCGATCACATCGGCACCGGCTTCCGGCAGGCCCTTGAGGATGCTCAGCGAGGTGGCGTAGTCGGGGTCGCCGGCGGTGATGAAGGTCACCAGCGCGGCGCGGTTTTCCGCTTTCAGTTCGGCAAAACGGTTCTGCAGGCGGCTCATGCGTGCTTCTCCTGGTTGTCCTGCATGTGGTGCATCACGGTCTGCATGTCCTTGTCGCCACGACCGGACAGGTTGATCACCATCAGGTGATTCTTGGGCAGGCTGGGTGCACGTTTGAAGGCTTCGGCCAGCGCGTGAGACGACTCCAGCGCCGGGATGATGCCTTCCAGGCGGCAGCAGTGGTGGAAGGCTTCGAGGGCTTCGTCATCGCTGATCGGCACGTATTCGACGCGCTTGATCTCGTGCAACCAGGCGTGTTCCGGGCCGACGCCGGGGTAGTCGAGGCCGGCGGAAATCGAATGGGCATCGGCGATCTGACCGTCCTCGTCCTGTAGCAGGAAGGTACGGTTGCCGTGCAGCACGCCCGGCGCGCCACCAGCCATGCTCGCCGCATGCTTGCCGGTGTCGATACCGTGGCCGGCCGCCTCGACGCCAACGATCTGCACGCCTTGGTCATCGAGGAAGGGGTGGAACAGGCCGATGGCGTTGGAGCCGCCGCCGATGCAGGCCACCAGCGAGTCGGGCAGGCGCCCTTCCTTCGCCAGGATCTGCTCGCGCACTTCGTTGCCGATCACCGACTGGAAGTCGCGCACCATGGCCGGGTACGGATGCGGGCCGGCGGCGGTGCCGATCAGGTAAAAGGTGTTGTGGACGTTGGTTACCCAGTCGCGCAGGGCTTCGTTCATGGCGTCCTTGAGGGTGCCGGTGCCGGCGGTGACCGGGATCACCTCGGCGCCGAGTAGCTTCATGCGGAAGACGTTGGCCTGCTGGCGGTCGATGTCGGTGGTACCCATGTACACCACGCACTGCATGCCGAAGCGCGCGGCCACGGTGGCGGTAGCCACGCCATGCATGCCGGCGCCGGTCTCGGCAATGATGCGTTGCTTGCCCATGCGTTTGGCCAGGAGGATCTGGCCAATGCAGTTGTTGATCTTGTGCGCGCCGGTGTGGTTCAGGTCTTCGCGCTTGAGGTAGATCTTCGCTCCACCGAAGTGCTCGCTCAGGCGCTCGGCGTAATACAGCGGGCTGGCGCGGCCGATGTAGTCGCGCTGGAAGTAGGCGAGCTCTTCGAGGAAGGCCGGATCGTTCTTGGCCTTCTCGTATTCGGCGGCCAGTGAATTGATCAGCGGCATCAGGGTTTCGGCGACGAACTGACCACCGAAACGGCCGAACAGGCCGCGGGCGTCGGGGCCGGTGCGAAATGAGGTCATGGCGTGCTCCTTGTCGACAGCGCGGGGCTGGCCGGGCGAGTGAGAGATGGGGCCATTCTAGCCCCATGCGGCCCAGCGAAAAGCGATTTGATTGAGCTTATTCGTCAGAAAAACTCACAGGTGTGAACTGTGCGTCAGGGCACATTTCCGGATGCTCCGCTGGACGGCGCAGAACTCGGCAGCGCCTGATCAGTCCCAGCATCTGCGGCCGTGGGGTCGTTCTATCAGGGAGAAAGCGATGCGCAAGGTATTGGCGGCGGGCGTGATGGTGGCGGCTTGTGCGGCACAGGCGCAGACACTGGATCTGCATGGCATCGGCGTATCACGCGAGGTTCCATGCAAGGGGCTCGATGTGAGCGTCACCGGCAACGGCAATCAGTTCCGCCTCACCGGCGACTGCGGCCAGGTCGAGGTCAACGGCTCCGAACAGCAGGTGAGTTTCGGCAAGGCCGCCGGTCTGGTGGTCACGGGCGTGAGGAACCGCATCGAGGCCGAGCGCGTCACCAGTCTCGAGGTCAGTGGCAGCGAGCACAACCTTGAAACCGAGGTGAGCGGCGATGGCGGGCAGGCGGCGTCGGTTGCCATATACGGCGAAGGCAACGTGCTCGATCTCGACCTCGGCGGTCCGGTACTGATCGAGATAAACGGTCTCAGCCAGCAACTGACCTGGAGCGGCGATGAGCCGCAGATCGAGACCACAGGCGTCGATCACCGTATCAGGCAGGACTGATCGGCGCGGCAGGTTGGCGCCCGGCGGTGAACGTGATTAGATGGCGTCGAATCGTCAGAAAAAATCACCTCTCCATGAGCCGCGACCTGCCACCACTCAATGCCCTGCGCGCCTTCGAGGCGGCCGCCCGACTGCAAAGCGTCAGCCGCGCCGCCGAGGAGCTGCACGTCACCCACGGCGCGGTCAGCCGGCAGATTCGTGTGCTCGAAGAGCAGCTCGGCCTCGGTCTGTTCGAAAAGGATGGCCGTGGCGTCAAGCTCACCGCCGCCGGCCTGCGCCTGCGCGACGCCACCTCGGAAGCCTTCGAGCGCCTGCGTGATACCTGCGCCACGCTGCGCCGCGAAACCGAGGAACGTCCCTTCGTCCTTGGATGTCCGGGCAGCCTGCTGGCGCGCTGGTTCATTCCGCGTCTCGATCGCCTGCAGCGCGAGTTGCCCGAGCTGCGCCTGCAGCTATCGGCCAGCCAGGGCGAGCTGGACCCGCGCAGCGCAGAGGTGGACGCCACCCTGCTGTTTGCCGATCCGCCCTGGCCGGCCGACATGCAGGTGTTCGAGCTGGCGCCGGAGCGCATCGGCCCGGTGCTCAGCCCGCGCTACGGCAACCATGCGCAGTTGGCTGCTGCGCGGCCCGAAGCGCTCTACGCCGAGCCGCTGCTGCATACCACCTCGCGCCCGCAGGCCTGGCCGCAGTGGGCGCAGGCCCAGGGGCTGGCGCCCGAGCGCCTGCAGCAAGGCCAGGGTTTCGAGCATCTCTACTATCTGCTGGAAGCTGCTGCGGCGGGGCTCGGTGTGGCCATCGCGCCGCAGACGCTGGTCGCCGATGATCTGCGCGCCGGGCGTCTGGTCGCGCCCTGGGGCTTCGTCGAAACCAGTGGCTACCTGGCGCTGTGGACGCGCCGCGCCGACCCACGCAGCGAGCGCCTGGCGCACTGGTTACGCAAAGAGCTGGCGGCCTGAGCACGACAGCGCTGGCCGGCTGCCAACGCGATAGATGACACTTGTGCCGGGCAGGCTAGTCTGAAGGAGAACCTACAAGTCACAGGAGCTCCGCCATGACCGACCACCACACCTACAAGAAGATCGAGATCGTCGGCTCGTCTCGTACCAGCATCGAAGATGCCATCGAAAACGCGCTGGCCGAGTGCGCCAAGAGCGTACGCAACATGGACTGGTTCGAAGTGATCGATACGCGCGGCCATATCGAGAATGGCAAGGTCGGCCACTATCAGGTCACGCTGAAGATCGGCTTTCGCCTGAGCGATAGCTGATGCCGTGGGCGTCGAGGAAGGCGAAGAAGGCTTCACGGCTGGAATAGCGCGGCTGGTAGCCGAACTCGTCTTTCAGGCGCTGATTGCTCGGCACCGGCCGATAGCGCAGAAAGTCCAGTTGCTCCGGGCCGTACTGACTCAGCCCCAGCGGCTTGAGCAGGCGTAGCGCGCCGGCGATGCTCTGATGACCAGCCACGCCGAGACCTTTGGCGCGTCGTTCGGCCTGCTCGACAGCGGCCTGGTGCAGGAGGAAGTGCCGCTGCAAACCCAGCCGCGCCAGCCTCAAGCTGTTGACCCAGGGTGGCGAACCGTTGGGCCACCTATGCTATGCCACGGTCGGCAACAGATCGATGTTCACCATCTTTACCTGCGTGTATTTCGAGCAGGCGGGACTTCGAGGCGTTCATCGCGCGCAGGCTGCGGGCATTGCGTGAACCGGCACGATGACCCCGTGCTGGCCTGGGCTGGCGACAGGCTGGGCTGGGGGGGACTGAGCGGCCCCGCTTTGCTGCCTCAACCGAAGAACCAGTAGGTAACGCTGATTGCGGCGATGACGCCAGCCAGTTCCGCCAGCAGGGCGCAACCTACTGCGTGGCGCGCACGCTGGATACCGACCGCACCGAAGTACACCGCCAGCACGTAGAAGGTGGTTTCCGTACTGCCCTGGACGATCGCCGCCGCCAGCGCGGGAAAGCTGTCCACGCCATGGGTCTGCATGGTTTCGATCAGCATCGCGCGTGCGGCACTGCCGGAGAACGGCTTGACCAGGGCCGTGGGCAGCGCGTCGACGAAGCGCGTGTCCCAGCCGAAGGTTTCCACTATCCAGCGGATGCCGTCGAGGCCGAACTCCAGCGCACCGGAAGCGCGTAGCACGCCTATGGCGCAGAGCATCGCCACCAGGTAGGGCAGCAGGCTCTTGGCGATATCGAAGCCCTCGCGTGCGCCCTCGATGAACTGTTCGTAGACCTTGACCTTGCGCAGCGTGCCAACCAGCAGGAAGGCGAGGATCACGCCGAACAGGGTGAGGTTGCCGAGCAGCGAGGACAGGGCTGCCAGTGCCGTGGCGCTGAGCCCGGCCAGCAGGGCCATGAAGCCGCCGAGTAGCAGTGCGCCGGGAATCAGATAGGCCAGCACCACCGGGTCCCACAGGCGCAGACGTTGCATCAGTGCCACCGACAGCAAGCCCACCAGGGTCGAGGCGCTGGTTGCCAGCAGGATTGGCAGGAACACCAGGGTCGGATCTACGGCGCCCTGTTGCACGCGGTACATGAAGATCGATACCGGCAGCAGGGTCAGTGACGAGGCATTGAGCACCAGAAAGAGAATCTGTGCATTGCTTGCGGCGAGCTTGTCCGGGTTAAGTTCCTGCAGGCTGCGCATGGCTTTGAGGCCGATAGGCGTGGCGGCGTTGTCCAGGCCCAGGCCGTTGGCGGCGAAGTTCATGGTGATCAGTCCCAGCGCAGGATGGCCGCGCGGCACTTCCGGCATCAGGCGGGCGAATAGCGGGCCCAGCACGCGGGCCAGGCTATCCACCAGGCCGGCCTGCTCGGCGATGCGCAGGAGGCCGAGCCACAGGGTCATGGTGCCGAACAGCAACACCATCACTTCCACTGACAGCTTGGCCATGGCGAACAGGCTCTCGACCATGGCACCGAATACCGTCGGGTCATCGCCGATCAGCCAGCGGGAGAAGCCCGCGACCGCTGCCACCAGAAAAAAGCTCAGCCACAGGCCATTGAGCATGCTGCACCCCCTCGTCGTTCTGGCGGGGGATGATAACGCGTCGACCCGTTCCGTGGGCCTCGGGAAAATTGCCGCTCCTCAGCGATCTCGCTGTGGCAGCGCGTCCCTGCGTGGAACAGCCGGCATCTTCCTAGTACCAGTTCGGATCGCTGCGCAGCTGCTCCATCAGCATCTTGCGGACTTCCTCGTCCGGGTCGCCCAGCCAGCGCAGGGTCGCGTGTTCACTGGGGGCGCGATCCTCCGGCAGGCCTTCCGGTACCTGCACGTAAAGCGCATAGGCGTCGTCGTCCTCCCACTCGAAGGCGAGGTAGGCGCGCTGGCTGAAACATCTCTGGGCTTCGCACACCTGGCCGACCAGGTAGCGATCGTTATCGGCTTCCAGCGCCTGCATGGGGGTGGAAAGGCCGCTGAGATTGATCAGCCAGTCCGGCAGGCGCTCTTCATCCTTGACCAGATCCTGCCAGGCTTCACGGTACTCGGTATTGCTGCTGAGCAGCTCGCCCGGATGGAAGCTGGCGTCGTGATCGGCGGCCTGAGCCGCCAGGGCGCCGCCCAATAGCAGGGCGGCAGCGATGGCGTGGATCGAATGCATTTACGTCTCCCTACATCCGTGGGCGGCGGCCCATCACGAACGAGATGATGAACAGCACCAGGAACACAACGAACAGGATCTTGGCGATACCTGCAGCGGTGCCGGCAATACCACCGAAGCCCAGTACAGCGGCGATGATGGCGATGATCAGGAATGTGACTGCCCAACTAAGCATGGTGTTTCTCCTTGATGGATCAGTGGGTAATGGCCCAGGTAGGCCAGGGGTCTTGCGCGTTGCTTGATACCGTTGGCTGGGGAGCGGCGCCCGTGGGCAGCTCCAGCTCGGCGGTGTTTCGGCTCGCGCACAGGGTCTGGCCAATCAGCAGGACGCTGGCGAGCATCAGGCTGAGCAGAAGCAGCAAGCTGGCAAGTACCAGAGCAACTATCCACATGGCGGTTCTCCTGTTGCGTTTGAGGCGGATGGCAAGCATTCCGTCTCTTCCTTTTTTGCATCGCGACCGGTGCATTACCGATCGCCCACCAAGGACATTGCAGTGCTCGTGCCAGACTTTTCGTTTAAGTAAAATCTTTGAAAATCATTGGCTTATGTCGGTGCGTGGCTGTCTGATTGCGGGCATCCTGCCCGAATGAGCTTTTCTGATCGTGCGTTTTGCCCGACGGGCCATGGGTTGTGTGGGCCTTGCCGATAGCCAGAGTGGTCGCTCGCCGACTGCGCAGTCGGTATACTCGCTGCGCCCGCGTGCCATGCGGGTTCCGCGCCCAGAACAACAACCGCGCCGCGAGTCCGAGCTGATGAACGACTACGAACAGGAAGACCCGATTCCCCAGGGTGACCTTGCCCTGCAGATCACCGCATTGCCGCGCGAGACCAATGGTTTTGGTGATATCTACGGTGGCTGGCTGGTGTCGCAGATGGATCTCGCCGGTACCGCCATGGCGAGCAAGGTGGCAGGTGGGCGTGTGGCGACCGTGGCCATCGATCGCATGGCGTTTCTGGTGCCGGTGGCCGTGGGCGCGCAGCTGTCCTTCTATACCCAGGCGCTGGAGATCGGCCGCAGCTCGATCCAGATGATGGTCGAGGTATGGAGCGACGATCCGCTGTCCAACGAATGGCGCAAGGTCACCGAGGCGGTGTTCGTCTTCGTCGCCATCGACGGCAGTGGCCGCACCCGCCCGGTACCGCCGCGCCGCGGCTGATACTCGCAACGAAGTAATGAAAACGCCGGCTATAAGCCGGCGTTTTGTTTTGCTCCGAGAGGTCAGCCTCGGATGTTGTAGATGTCTTTCTCGTTGCTTTCCGCATAGTCGTACAGACGTTGCAGGTAGGCCTTCTGCTGCTCCCAGACCTTCTTCGCGACCGGGTCGGCGTTGGCCGAGGCTTCGACCACTTCGGTGGCGACTTCCTTCAGGCGAGCCAGTACTTCGTCAGGCAGGCGACGGACATCGACGCCTTCGGACTTGAGCTGCTCCATGGCCTCCATGTTCTTGGCGTTGTAGTCGTCGAGCATGTCGCCATTGATCGCGCGAGCGGCGCTGCGAACGATGGCTTGCAGGTCGGCCGGCAGGGTTTCCCAGGCCTTGAGGTTGACGTCCAGCTCGAACTGTACGCTCGGCTCCTGCCAGCCCGGGGTGTAGTAGTACTTGGATGCCTTGTGCAGACCCAGGGCCAGGTCGTTGTACGGGCCGATCCATTCGGTGGCGTCGATGGCGCCGGTCTGCAGCGCGGTGAAGATCTCGCCGGCCGGCATGTTGACCACGGTTCCGCCCATCTTGGTCAGCACTTCGCCGCCCAGGCCCGGGGTGCGCATCTTCAGACCCTTGAAGTCGTCGACCGAAGTGATTTCCTTGTTGAACCAGCCGGCGGTCTGTACACCGGTGTTGCCGCAGGCCATCGGCAGTACGCCGAACGGTTTGTACACCTCTTCCCACAGCTGCATGCCGCCGCCGTAGTGCAGCCAGGCGTTCATTTCCAGTGCGTTGGGGCCGAACGGCAGGGCGCAGAAAAACTGCGCTGCCGGTACCTTGCCCTTCCAGTAATACGGTGCGCCGTGGCCCAGTTCGGCTGTGCCGCGGGAAACTGCATCGAATACTTCCAGCGCCGGCACCAGCTCGCCTGCAGCGTAAATGCGGACTTTCAGGCGACCGTTACTCATTTCCTCCACGAGCTTGGCGAAGCGCTCTGCGCCTACGCCTACGCCGGGGAAATTCTTCGGCCAGGACGTAACCATCTTCCAGGTGAAGGTTTGCGAGCTCGAGCCCTCTTGAGGCGCGGCGGCGCTTTTCGAATCTTCTTTGCAACCAGCCAGGGCGGTTGCGGCAAGGCCTACGCCCGCTGCGGCGAGTATGTCGCGACGTTTCATTCGATGCTCCTTTTTTGTTGTATTGGTCTGACCACGGGATCGCCGGCGTCAAACCCGACCTGAGTAACATAAGGCGGCGACACCCTCAAGCCACGGAAGTGCGACTAAAGTTGTAGTGGCATTGCTGATCCGCGCGCAGCCCGCATAAAATCGCCGCCCGCACCCCACAAGGATGCGCTCGGCGCGACGACATGCCAACAGGCTCGTCGTCATGTCCATAAACCATAACGATAAGGACTCCCTATGTCCGACAAGCCTTCAGTACCCCTCAAGCTTGCATGCCTCATCGACAGCCTTAACGGCTGGATCGGCAGAGTAATCGCCTGGCTCACCCTGTTCCTGGTCTTAGGTACCGCTGTTGTGGTGGTGCTGCGTTATGGCTTCGGTATTGGCGCCACTGCCCTGCAGGAGGCCGTTCTCTACGCTCACGCGCTGGTCTTCATGGGCGCTTCTGCCTGGGTTCTGCAGCGTAACGGTCACGTGCGCGTAGACATCTTCTTCCAGAAATTCAACGGTCGTCGGCAGGCGGTGGTGGAGCTCTTCGGCACACTGTTCCTGCTGCTGCCGGTCTGCCTGTATCTCGGCTGGGCCAGTTGGGACTACGTGGCCAACTCCTGGGCGACCAAGGAGATTTCCAACGAAACCGGCGGGCTGCATTTCGTCTACCTGCAGAAGAGCATCATCCTGGTGCTGGCTGCGGCCATGAGCCTGCAGGGCCTGTCCAATCTGATCAAGGCTGCGTACATCATCGCTGGCCGCATTCCGGCGCCGGAGGTGAAGCATGGCTGAGGTGATGGCGATTCTGTTGTTCATCAGCATCTGTGTGGTGCTGATGGCTGGCTTCCCGGTGGCGTTTACGCTGGCGGGTG
The sequence above is drawn from the Pseudomonas sp. Z8(2022) genome and encodes:
- a CDS encoding TRAP transporter small permease subunit; protein product: MSDKPSVPLKLACLIDSLNGWIGRVIAWLTLFLVLGTAVVVVLRYGFGIGATALQEAVLYAHALVFMGASAWVLQRNGHVRVDIFFQKFNGRRQAVVELFGTLFLLLPVCLYLGWASWDYVANSWATKEISNETGGLHFVYLQKSIILVLAAAMSLQGLSNLIKAAYIIAGRIPAPEVKHG